A genome region from Cucumis sativus cultivar 9930 chromosome 4, Cucumber_9930_V3, whole genome shotgun sequence includes the following:
- the LOC101209705 gene encoding uncharacterized protein LOC101209705, whose amino-acid sequence MQGAIILAAQPLRVKLLRSNNSSTGNPSATAGSSNPSFMAAAGPKWAQKTVTLSPHRRGCHLITPKIMKEIGQDLSEFKCGLAHIFLQHTSASLTINENYDSDVQNDTETFLNKIVPEGTSAPWKHTLEGPDDMPAHIKSSLFGCALTIPITNGKLNMGTWQGIWLCEHRDHPTARNIVVTLNGI is encoded by the exons ATGCAAGGCGCTATTATCTTGGCTGCACAACCGCTCCGCGTAAAGTTGTTGCGGAGCAACAATTCCAGTACTGGCAATCCGTCCGCTACAGCAGGCTCTAGCAACCCAAGCTTTATGGCGGCCGCTGGTCCGAAGTGGGCTCAGAAGACTGTTACGCTGTCTCCTCATAGGCGTGGCTGTCATCTCATCACCCCGAAG ATAATGAAGGAAATTGGACAAGACTTGTCAGAATTCAAATGCGGCCTTGCTCATATCTTCT TGCAGCATACGAGTGCCTCTCTTACCATCAATGAAAACTATGATTCGGATGTTCAGAACGATACTGAAACCTTCCTCAACAAGATAGTACCTGAA GGTACATCTGCTCCTTGGAAGCATACACTTGAAG GCCCGGATGACATGCCAGCTCACATTAAATCATCGTTGTTTGGCTGTGCACTGAC GATTCCCATAACAAATGGAAAGCTTAATATGGGTACATGGCAG GGAATATGGCTATGTGAGCACCGAGACCACCCCACTGCACGTAACATTGTGGTCACCCTGAATGGAATTTAG